In one window of Leifsonia sp. NPDC080035 DNA:
- a CDS encoding FAD-dependent oxidoreductase, which produces MSSLWLDTSPAIPVDVFEAGGEYDVVVVGAGLTGLTTALLLARSGMRVCVLEARTVGAVTTGHTTGKVSLLQGTVLSEVRRYSSDRVLSAYVDANTAGRGWLLDFLDDAGVPYDVRGAVTYATTDEGARLLDAEEDAARTAGLPVLRGGGTELPFPVTSALGLAGQAQVHPMLVLAALAAELRSRGGRIVEGERVTGVSAARPAVVSSTSGETRAGAVVLATGTPILDRGLYFAKVEPERSYIAAFRIPGPIPHGMHLSADAPTRSLRAASDGHGEVLLVGGNGHPAGRAPSPAERVADLTTWTEEWFPGAERIGWWAAQDYRSVNRVPFVGWLPRGRGRIYLATGYGKWGMTNAVAAALSLAADLTGEPPEWARVLHHRVTKPIDLADGVRANAAVGAAAAREWTAAETGPELGPEAPGEGDGVVGRRGRAPVAVSTVDGRTCALSAVCTHLGGVVRWNDAELSWDCPLHGSRFAPDGSVLEGPATEPLGHAPRG; this is translated from the coding sequence GTGTCCTCCCTCTGGCTCGACACGTCGCCGGCCATCCCGGTCGACGTCTTCGAGGCCGGAGGCGAGTACGACGTCGTGGTGGTGGGCGCAGGGCTGACCGGGCTCACCACGGCACTGCTGCTCGCCCGGAGCGGGATGCGCGTCTGCGTGCTCGAGGCGAGGACGGTCGGGGCGGTCACGACCGGCCACACGACCGGCAAGGTGAGCCTGCTGCAGGGCACGGTGCTCTCCGAGGTCCGCCGGTACTCGTCCGACCGGGTGCTCTCGGCCTACGTCGACGCCAACACGGCGGGACGCGGCTGGCTGCTCGACTTCCTCGACGACGCCGGCGTCCCGTACGACGTCCGCGGCGCCGTCACCTACGCGACGACGGACGAGGGCGCCCGGCTGCTCGACGCGGAGGAGGATGCGGCCCGAACGGCCGGCCTCCCCGTGCTGCGCGGCGGCGGCACCGAGCTGCCGTTCCCGGTCACCTCGGCCCTCGGCCTCGCCGGCCAGGCCCAGGTGCACCCGATGCTCGTGCTCGCCGCGCTCGCGGCGGAGCTGCGCTCCCGCGGCGGGCGGATCGTCGAAGGCGAGCGGGTCACCGGCGTCAGCGCCGCTCGCCCGGCGGTCGTCTCCAGCACCTCGGGCGAGACGCGGGCCGGAGCCGTCGTCCTCGCGACCGGCACGCCCATCCTCGACCGCGGCCTGTACTTCGCGAAGGTCGAACCGGAACGCTCCTACATCGCGGCCTTCCGTATCCCCGGGCCGATCCCGCACGGGATGCACTTGTCGGCCGACGCGCCCACCCGATCGCTGCGCGCGGCGAGCGACGGCCACGGCGAGGTGCTTCTCGTCGGCGGGAACGGGCACCCGGCCGGGCGGGCGCCGTCGCCCGCCGAGCGGGTGGCGGACCTCACCACCTGGACGGAGGAGTGGTTCCCCGGCGCCGAACGCATCGGCTGGTGGGCAGCCCAGGACTATCGCTCGGTCAACCGCGTGCCGTTCGTCGGCTGGCTGCCGCGCGGGCGCGGGCGCATCTACCTCGCGACCGGATACGGCAAGTGGGGGATGACGAATGCGGTCGCCGCGGCGCTGAGCCTCGCCGCCGACCTGACCGGGGAACCGCCGGAGTGGGCGCGCGTCCTCCACCACCGGGTGACCAAGCCGATCGACCTGGCGGACGGCGTCCGTGCGAACGCCGCCGTCGGAGCCGCCGCGGCACGCGAGTGGACGGCGGCGGAGACCGGTCCCGAGCTTGGGCCGGAGGCGCCGGGCGAAGGGGACGGCGTCGTCGGCCGCCGCGGACGGGCGCCCGTGGCCGTCTCGACCGTCGACGGGAGGACGTGCGCGCTCAGCGCGGTGTGCACGCACCTCGGCGGCGTCGTGCGCTGGAACGACGCGGAGCTGTCCTGGGACTGCCCCCTGCACGGTTCGCGGTTCGCCCCGGACGGCTCGGTGCTCGAGGGACCGGCGACGGAACCGCTGGGCCACGCGCCTCGCGGCTGA
- a CDS encoding Rho termination factor N-terminal domain-containing protein has product MPGRSEPQLKDQELYEKLRDEGNSKEKSARISNAAAARGRKSVGRKGGESGSYDDWTVPELKKRAKELGLSGYSSKKKSELVKELRNH; this is encoded by the coding sequence ATGCCGGGACGAAGCGAACCCCAGCTGAAGGACCAGGAGCTCTACGAGAAGCTCCGCGACGAGGGCAACTCCAAGGAGAAGTCGGCGCGCATCTCCAACGCCGCCGCCGCGCGCGGGCGGAAGTCCGTCGGGCGCAAGGGTGGCGAGTCCGGTTCGTACGACGACTGGACGGTCCCCGAGCTCAAGAAGCGCGCGAAGGAGCTCGGCCTCAGCGGCTACTCCTCGAAGAAGAAGTCGGAGCTCGTGAAGGAGCTCCGGAACCACTGA
- a CDS encoding alpha/beta hydrolase, giving the protein MAYITVGTENSTPIELFYEDHGSGQPVVLIHGYPLDGHSWEKQAAALLDAGYRVISYDRRGFGRSSQVTTGYDYDTFAADLRTVLETLDVRDAVLVGFSMGTGEVGRYLGRYGSDRVAKAAFLASLEPYLLKTDDNPDGAAPVEFFQGIVDAVKADRYAYFTQFYKDFYNLDENLGTRISEEAVRNSWNIAAGSGWFAAAAAPHTWYTDFREDIPKIDVPTLIVHGTADNILPIDATGRPFAKLLPSAKYVEIEGAPHGLLWTHADEVTATLLEFLAE; this is encoded by the coding sequence ATGGCATACATCACCGTCGGAACCGAGAACAGCACCCCCATCGAGCTCTTCTACGAGGACCACGGCAGCGGCCAGCCCGTCGTGCTCATCCACGGCTACCCGCTGGACGGCCACAGCTGGGAGAAGCAGGCCGCCGCGCTGCTCGACGCCGGCTACCGCGTCATCAGCTACGACCGCCGCGGCTTCGGCCGTTCCAGCCAGGTCACCACCGGCTACGACTACGACACCTTCGCCGCCGACCTGCGCACCGTGCTCGAGACGCTCGACGTGCGGGATGCGGTCCTGGTCGGGTTCTCGATGGGCACCGGCGAGGTCGGCCGCTACCTCGGCCGCTACGGCTCGGACCGCGTGGCGAAGGCCGCGTTCCTCGCCTCGCTCGAGCCGTACCTCCTGAAGACCGACGACAACCCGGACGGCGCTGCTCCCGTCGAGTTCTTCCAGGGCATCGTGGACGCCGTGAAGGCCGACCGCTACGCCTACTTCACGCAGTTCTACAAGGACTTCTACAACCTGGACGAGAACCTCGGCACCCGCATCAGCGAGGAGGCCGTGCGCAACAGCTGGAACATCGCCGCCGGCAGCGGCTGGTTCGCCGCCGCCGCCGCCCCGCACACCTGGTACACGGACTTCCGCGAGGACATCCCGAAGATCGACGTGCCGACCCTCATCGTGCACGGCACGGCGGACAACATCCTGCCGATCGACGCGACCGGCCGTCCGTTCGCGAAGCTGCTCCCCTCGGCGAAGTACGTCGAGATCGAGGGCGCCCCGCACGGCCTTCTCTGGACCCACGCCGACGAGGTCACGGCGACGCTCCTCGAGTTCCTCGCGGAGTGA
- a CDS encoding TetR/AcrR family transcriptional regulator yields the protein MIDDDTRNRVVDAADALYYARGFHAVGMDAVRDAAGVSLRRLYTLFPSKDDLVLAVLEKRHRMWTDGVSARVQTEADPAAKLLAIYDYLADWFVEDTFRGCGFINAFGELGAADPRVAEVARAHKESFQRYVADLASDAGASPALAPQLAILAEGAQTTAAIAGTPDAAADARAAARILISAALP from the coding sequence ATGATCGACGACGACACGAGGAACCGGGTGGTCGACGCCGCGGACGCGCTCTACTACGCGCGCGGCTTCCACGCGGTCGGAATGGATGCGGTGCGCGACGCCGCCGGCGTGTCCCTGCGCCGCCTCTACACGCTCTTCCCCTCGAAGGACGACCTCGTCCTCGCGGTGCTGGAGAAGCGGCACAGGATGTGGACGGACGGCGTGAGCGCGCGCGTCCAGACGGAGGCGGACCCCGCGGCCAAGCTCCTCGCGATCTACGACTACCTGGCGGACTGGTTCGTCGAGGACACCTTCCGCGGCTGCGGCTTCATCAACGCGTTCGGCGAGCTCGGCGCCGCCGACCCGCGGGTGGCGGAGGTCGCCCGGGCGCACAAGGAGTCGTTCCAGCGCTACGTGGCGGACCTCGCCTCGGACGCGGGCGCAAGCCCGGCGCTCGCCCCGCAGCTCGCGATCCTCGCGGAGGGCGCGCAGACGACCGCCGCCATCGCCGGCACCCCGGACGCGGCCGCCGACGCGCGCGCCGCCGCGCGCATCCTCATCTCCGCCGCCCTCCCCTGA
- a CDS encoding sodium:proton exchanger translates to MTDRAIEPRTGSTPAPTEGRRRGDPRHRSPWLRLLLPLGIVALVAAQGVAWRLSGAELPPALGILAFGLAIVAAAFALAWAGEAAELDISGGLAVGLLAVIAILPEYAIDLFFAFSAGSDPSQAPYAAANMTGSNRLLLGFGWPFLLVVAFFVSRALRARRRPADPDVVVRPFAIALPAGNRVELGLLVVASALTLVIPLTGRIDVLLGVVLLALFVYYLVRVAHAESEEPELVGVARDLGRLPVAARRTVVIAIFVLSAVVILLLAEPFAHSLVAGGRALGIDDFLLVQWLAPLASEAPEFVIAVLFVARGRAATGLGILLASKVNQWTALVGTLPIAHAIGGGGWALPLDGRQTEEFVLTATQTLLGVAMLLSLRFDWRWATALFVLFAATFVFPSTEARWIVSACYAALAVVLFVTRARPLARTLAAPFRRS, encoded by the coding sequence ATGACCGACCGCGCCATCGAACCCCGCACCGGCAGCACGCCCGCTCCCACCGAAGGCCGCCGCCGCGGCGATCCGCGGCATCGCAGTCCCTGGCTGCGTCTGCTGCTGCCGCTCGGCATCGTCGCGCTCGTCGCGGCGCAGGGCGTGGCCTGGCGGCTGAGCGGCGCCGAACTCCCGCCGGCGCTCGGCATCCTCGCCTTCGGGCTGGCGATCGTCGCCGCCGCGTTCGCCCTCGCCTGGGCGGGGGAGGCGGCCGAGCTCGACATCTCGGGCGGTCTCGCCGTCGGTCTGCTCGCGGTCATCGCCATCCTGCCCGAGTACGCGATCGACCTGTTCTTCGCGTTCTCCGCCGGCTCCGATCCGAGCCAGGCGCCGTACGCGGCGGCCAACATGACCGGGTCGAACCGGCTGCTGCTCGGCTTCGGCTGGCCGTTCCTGCTGGTGGTCGCCTTCTTCGTGTCCCGCGCGCTGCGTGCGCGGCGTCGGCCCGCGGATCCGGATGTGGTCGTCCGGCCGTTCGCGATCGCCCTGCCGGCAGGGAACCGCGTCGAGCTGGGCCTGCTGGTCGTCGCCTCCGCCCTCACCCTGGTGATCCCGCTCACCGGCCGCATCGACGTGCTGCTCGGCGTCGTGCTGCTCGCCCTGTTCGTCTACTACCTCGTGCGCGTCGCACACGCCGAGAGCGAGGAGCCGGAGCTGGTGGGCGTCGCCCGCGATCTGGGGCGGCTTCCGGTCGCCGCGCGGCGGACCGTCGTCATCGCGATCTTCGTCCTGTCGGCGGTCGTGATCCTGTTGCTCGCCGAGCCCTTCGCGCACAGCCTCGTCGCAGGGGGCCGGGCGCTCGGCATCGACGACTTCCTGCTCGTGCAGTGGCTTGCGCCGCTCGCATCGGAGGCGCCCGAGTTCGTGATCGCCGTGCTGTTCGTGGCCCGCGGGCGCGCGGCGACCGGTCTCGGCATCCTGCTCGCCAGCAAGGTAAACCAGTGGACGGCGCTGGTGGGGACCCTGCCGATCGCGCACGCGATCGGGGGTGGCGGCTGGGCGCTGCCCCTGGACGGCCGCCAGACCGAGGAGTTCGTGCTCACCGCGACCCAGACGCTCCTCGGCGTCGCGATGCTGCTCAGCCTGCGCTTCGACTGGCGGTGGGCGACCGCCCTGTTCGTGCTCTTCGCCGCGACGTTCGTGTTCCCCTCCACCGAGGCCCGCTGGATCGTCTCCGCCTGCTACGCCGCGCTCGCCGTCGTCCTCTTCGTCACCCGCGCGCGCCCGCTCGCCCGAACGCTCGCTGCCCCGTTCCGGCGCAGCTGA
- a CDS encoding MerR family transcriptional regulator: MRTAAVAGAAGCSVQQVRDLEHAGVIPPAGRTANGYREFDERHVAAILGYRSLATAVGPVVARHVMRELWAAPFPQAVAAISALHVGLTREREEALAARTALLAIRAERDGAGSSADVGGGMTIAELGAALGVRSSALRFWEKEGLVLPERVTSRGARHYPPLAVRDARIVVALRAAGYRIPEVREAVAALRSVGDTARPLQALDARLESIAARTVALMDAGTDLARLLRSRF, from the coding sequence ATGCGCACAGCCGCCGTCGCCGGCGCCGCCGGCTGCTCGGTGCAGCAGGTCAGGGACCTCGAGCACGCCGGTGTCATCCCGCCGGCGGGCCGGACGGCCAACGGCTACCGGGAGTTCGACGAGCGGCACGTTGCCGCGATCCTCGGCTACCGGTCGCTCGCGACCGCCGTCGGGCCGGTCGTGGCACGCCATGTGATGCGGGAGCTCTGGGCGGCGCCGTTCCCGCAGGCCGTTGCGGCGATCTCGGCGCTGCACGTCGGTCTGACGCGGGAGCGCGAGGAGGCGCTCGCCGCACGGACGGCGCTGCTCGCCATCCGGGCGGAGCGGGATGGCGCGGGTTCCTCGGCCGACGTTGGCGGAGGGATGACGATCGCCGAGCTCGGCGCCGCGCTCGGTGTCCGCTCGTCCGCCCTGCGGTTCTGGGAGAAGGAGGGTCTCGTCCTGCCGGAGCGGGTCACCTCACGCGGGGCGAGGCACTATCCGCCGCTGGCGGTGCGCGACGCACGGATCGTCGTCGCGCTCCGGGCCGCTGGTTACCGCATCCCGGAGGTCAGGGAGGCCGTTGCCGCCCTGCGTTCGGTCGGCGACACGGCGCGTCCGTTGCAGGCGCTGGACGCGCGGCTCGAGAGCATCGCGGCCCGTACCGTTGCGCTGATGGATGCGGGGACGGACCTGGCGCGCCTCCTGCGCTCGCGTTTCTGA
- a CDS encoding DUF6194 family protein has translation MSMQQIIDAVRPLEGALVVAPREGDGTPPLAWGDFFFYYAPDGRMPANTQPYGTIVTKDYPGDTLSRLGDGTPAHPGWRVNVHVGRTAARELAGEPTEETDFAAADVLLPHPVYGDLGWIAVVEPGRRTTETVIRLLRSAHDAARARAERRSRG, from the coding sequence ATGAGTATGCAGCAGATCATCGACGCCGTCCGGCCCCTCGAGGGCGCACTGGTCGTGGCGCCACGGGAGGGCGACGGGACACCGCCGCTCGCGTGGGGCGATTTCTTCTTCTATTACGCGCCGGACGGACGGATGCCGGCGAACACGCAACCGTACGGGACCATCGTGACCAAGGACTACCCCGGCGACACGCTCTCGCGCCTCGGGGACGGGACGCCCGCTCATCCCGGCTGGAGGGTGAATGTGCACGTCGGACGTACGGCCGCTCGCGAACTGGCAGGCGAGCCGACGGAGGAGACCGACTTCGCCGCGGCGGACGTCCTCCTTCCGCACCCCGTCTACGGCGACCTCGGCTGGATCGCGGTCGTCGAGCCGGGACGCCGCACCACCGAGACGGTCATCCGGCTCCTGCGATCGGCGCACGATGCCGCGAGAGCACGGGCGGAGCGGCGGTCGCGCGGCTAG
- a CDS encoding alpha/beta fold hydrolase — MTRIRLHREWHGDEDSPHPPLLLIHGGGSTIPSNWGALLPLLTPTRSVLAVELQGHGRTPAGDRPPSFEASADDVDAVLAELALPAVDVLGFSNGGQVALQLAARHPERVRRLVLASTPFRRDGMVDGFWEGLAAGRFEDMPAVFIEADLAVSGDPAHARRMFELDQQLMLGFEGFPDELIAGITAPALVVGADRDVMRAQHLVELASLLPEARLLIVPGNHGDYLGELLAAGGETAPVRAVAPYLLGFLNR; from the coding sequence GTGACGCGAATCCGGCTGCACCGCGAATGGCACGGCGACGAGGACTCGCCCCACCCGCCCCTCCTGCTCATCCACGGGGGAGGCTCCACGATCCCGTCGAACTGGGGCGCGCTGCTCCCGCTGCTCACGCCGACCCGCTCGGTGCTCGCGGTGGAGCTGCAGGGCCACGGCCGCACGCCGGCCGGCGACCGTCCCCCATCCTTCGAGGCGTCCGCCGACGACGTGGATGCGGTGCTCGCCGAGCTCGCGCTGCCCGCCGTCGACGTCCTCGGCTTCAGCAACGGCGGTCAGGTGGCACTCCAGCTCGCCGCTCGGCACCCGGAGCGCGTCCGCCGGCTGGTGCTGGCCTCCACGCCCTTCCGGCGCGACGGCATGGTCGACGGATTCTGGGAGGGCCTCGCGGCGGGGCGGTTCGAGGACATGCCGGCGGTCTTCATCGAGGCGGACCTCGCGGTGAGCGGCGATCCCGCCCACGCCCGGCGGATGTTCGAGCTCGACCAGCAGCTCATGCTCGGCTTCGAGGGCTTCCCCGACGAGCTCATCGCCGGGATCACGGCCCCTGCCCTCGTGGTCGGCGCCGACCGCGACGTGATGCGGGCGCAGCACCTGGTGGAGCTCGCGTCGCTGCTGCCGGAGGCGCGCCTCCTCATCGTCCCCGGCAACCACGGCGACTACCTCGGCGAGCTCCTCGCCGCCGGCGGCGAGACCGCGCCGGTGCGCGCGGTCGCCCCGTACCTCCTCGGCTTCCTGAACCGCTAG
- a CDS encoding PadR family transcriptional regulator, whose translation MALNSNDGAGGELGSNAFAADLLRGHTDTIVLGVLRAGDSYGYEIHKAIRDAAGGRYEIKEATLYASFRRLTKDGLIEPYWGDETQGGRRKYYRITDAGRAVFRRNVDDWIATQQIINTLLNLKGGRA comes from the coding sequence ATGGCATTGAACTCGAACGACGGCGCGGGCGGCGAGCTGGGCTCGAACGCCTTCGCCGCCGACCTGCTGCGCGGCCACACCGACACCATCGTGCTCGGCGTGCTGCGCGCCGGAGACAGCTATGGCTACGAGATCCACAAGGCGATCCGGGATGCCGCCGGCGGCCGGTACGAGATCAAGGAGGCGACGCTCTACGCGAGCTTCCGCCGCCTCACCAAGGACGGCCTCATCGAGCCGTACTGGGGCGACGAGACCCAGGGCGGCCGGCGCAAGTACTACCGGATCACCGACGCCGGGCGCGCGGTGTTCCGCCGCAACGTCGACGACTGGATCGCCACCCAGCAGATCATCAATACGCTTCTGAACCTGAAGGGGGGTCGCGCATGA
- a CDS encoding permease prefix domain 1-containing protein — protein sequence MSDQHNAELDARLDEAFRSLPDTDDLRDLRDELRAGLAARVAELEAEGSGPAAAIATAFAELGDVREIAAEVVGPEVLATPPRALPPTAQPPVPSRPARGPPTSSAGTASARSPPSSRGRSCSRSSQPWASRSRC from the coding sequence ATGAGCGACCAGCACAACGCGGAGCTCGACGCGCGCCTCGACGAGGCGTTCCGGAGCCTGCCGGACACGGACGACCTGCGCGACCTGCGCGACGAGCTGCGCGCCGGGCTGGCCGCCCGCGTCGCGGAGCTCGAGGCGGAGGGGTCCGGCCCGGCCGCCGCGATCGCCACGGCGTTCGCGGAGCTCGGGGACGTGCGGGAGATCGCGGCGGAGGTGGTCGGCCCGGAGGTGCTCGCCACCCCGCCGCGGGCACTGCCGCCGACGGCGCAACCACCCGTCCCGTCGCGCCCGGCGCGCGGGCCGCCGACCTCGTCGGCCGGCACCGCGTCCGCCCGAAGCCCGCCTTCGTCGCGCGGACGGTCGTGCTCGCGATCATCGCAGCCGTGGGCGTCGCGCTCACGGTGCTGA
- a CDS encoding ATP-binding cassette domain-containing protein — protein MTDLASLPPAVDVAGLTKTYRGPHRTPVHALRGLTFQVPAGIVFGMLGPNGAGKSTATKILTTLSRPSGGSARIDGIDVVARPAEVRRHIGYVSQGASTDPLLTGAENLALAGRLRGMNAVDARRRAASLLAEFGLSEASDRPVGRFSGGMRRRLDVAAALVHAPRVLFLDEPTTGLDPEARAAMWAEIRRLSAESAITVILTTHYLEEADRLADDIMIIDNGTRVIGGSPDALKASLNGDTLRVALVEPDVERVRRAVAAVPGLRDVVVEADGPSGQLVARTDDASAAVAPAIAALDAAGVPFGAVSAARPSLDDVYLHYAGRSFERADASPAPATSANGEAA, from the coding sequence GTGACTGACCTCGCCTCCCTCCCGCCCGCCGTCGACGTCGCCGGGCTCACGAAGACCTACCGCGGACCGCACCGCACCCCCGTCCACGCCCTGCGCGGGCTCACCTTCCAGGTCCCGGCGGGAATCGTCTTCGGGATGCTCGGCCCCAACGGCGCGGGCAAGTCCACCGCCACCAAGATCCTCACAACGCTCAGCAGGCCGAGCGGCGGCAGCGCACGCATCGACGGGATCGACGTCGTCGCGAGGCCCGCCGAGGTGCGCAGGCACATCGGCTACGTGTCGCAGGGCGCGAGCACCGACCCGCTGCTGACCGGCGCTGAGAACCTGGCGCTCGCCGGCCGGCTGCGCGGGATGAACGCGGTGGACGCGCGGCGCCGCGCCGCCTCCCTGCTCGCCGAGTTCGGGCTGTCGGAGGCCTCGGACCGTCCGGTCGGCCGGTTCTCCGGCGGGATGCGGCGTCGGCTCGACGTCGCCGCCGCCCTCGTCCACGCTCCGCGCGTGCTGTTCCTCGACGAGCCGACGACCGGGCTGGACCCGGAGGCCCGGGCGGCGATGTGGGCCGAGATCCGCCGGCTCTCCGCCGAGAGCGCGATCACGGTCATCCTCACCACGCACTACCTGGAGGAGGCCGACCGGCTGGCCGACGACATCATGATCATCGACAACGGCACCCGCGTCATCGGCGGCAGCCCGGACGCGCTCAAGGCCTCGCTGAACGGCGACACCCTCCGAGTCGCCCTCGTCGAGCCGGACGTGGAGCGGGTGCGCCGCGCCGTGGCCGCCGTGCCCGGACTCCGCGACGTGGTCGTTGAGGCGGACGGCCCGAGCGGCCAGCTCGTCGCCCGCACGGACGACGCCTCCGCCGCTGTCGCCCCGGCGATCGCCGCCCTCGACGCCGCCGGCGTCCCGTTCGGAGCGGTCTCCGCCGCCCGGCCGAGCCTCGACGACGTCTACCTGCACTACGCGGGCCGGTCCTTCGAGCGTGCGGATGCGTCCCCCGCGCCGGCCACCTCAGCGAACGGAGAAGCAGCATGA
- a CDS encoding ABC transporter permease: MTTTTATIAIAGGPARAGWFTQAAQITGRWLTNTRRQVWGAAFSLVQPVVWILLFGQVFSSLSKLPGFGDAGYVTFLVPGVLMMTVLYSGAWAGTGYIDDMKSGVMDQLLTAPIARTAIVTGQLVQQLVICLAQSIVVLGIGWLGGATFPGGIAGMAVALGVALLLGMIFCSLSTAAALTARNQVALIGISQIVVLPVTFLSTTMMPSSLQPDWVQTVSTYNPMTWAVDLARDALAGTADDAWLWHVGGLVVLAALAFVWSVRALRGYQRSL, translated from the coding sequence ATGACCACCACCACCGCCACCATCGCCATTGCCGGGGGTCCCGCCCGCGCCGGCTGGTTCACCCAGGCCGCGCAGATCACCGGCCGCTGGCTCACCAACACCCGCAGGCAGGTCTGGGGCGCGGCGTTCTCGCTCGTGCAGCCTGTCGTCTGGATCCTGTTGTTCGGCCAGGTGTTCTCGTCGCTGTCGAAGCTACCCGGCTTCGGCGACGCCGGCTACGTCACGTTCCTCGTCCCCGGCGTGCTGATGATGACCGTGCTCTACAGCGGCGCCTGGGCGGGGACCGGCTACATCGACGACATGAAGTCCGGCGTCATGGACCAGCTGCTCACCGCCCCGATCGCCCGCACCGCCATCGTGACCGGCCAGCTCGTGCAGCAGCTCGTGATCTGCCTCGCGCAGTCCATCGTGGTGCTCGGCATCGGCTGGCTGGGCGGTGCGACCTTTCCGGGCGGCATCGCCGGCATGGCGGTGGCGCTGGGGGTCGCGCTGCTGCTCGGGATGATCTTCTGCTCGCTCTCGACCGCCGCGGCCCTGACCGCGCGCAACCAGGTGGCGCTGATCGGCATCTCGCAGATCGTCGTGCTGCCGGTCACCTTCCTCTCCACGACGATGATGCCGTCGTCGCTGCAGCCGGACTGGGTGCAGACGGTCTCGACCTACAACCCGATGACCTGGGCCGTCGACCTCGCCCGCGATGCGCTGGCCGGCACGGCCGACGACGCCTGGTTGTGGCACGTCGGCGGGCTCGTCGTGCTCGCCGCCCTCGCCTTCGTCTGGTCGGTGCGGGCGCTGCGCGGGTACCAGCGCTCGCTCTAG
- a CDS encoding Gfo/Idh/MocA family oxidoreductase codes for MSHPLTVAAIGFWHVHAGDYARAAQKHPDTTLVAIWDDDQERGRAAAEQFGVEFVADLDELLARPSLDAVTITTATDQHRDVMLRAIGAGKHVFTEKVLAPTVAEAEEIVAAADAAHVALVVSLPRLYDAYTVAIERLLDEGTLGELAYTRVRLAHDGWVAGWLPDRFGDPQAAIGGALTDLGCHPAYLTRLFHRAEPLSITADYGSVTGREVEDNAVVTATFPGGALGVFEASVVQGTGDFTIELRGTKGSATFGAGGRDLLVDTGDGWREVPLPEARPGAFAQWVEHIHSGTRADDNLDHAVALTRSVVAANEAASTGRAVALDAVPASL; via the coding sequence ATGTCCCATCCACTCACTGTCGCCGCGATCGGTTTCTGGCACGTGCACGCAGGTGATTATGCGCGCGCTGCACAGAAGCACCCCGACACCACCCTCGTCGCCATCTGGGACGACGATCAGGAGCGCGGCCGTGCGGCCGCAGAGCAGTTCGGCGTCGAGTTCGTCGCCGACCTCGACGAGCTGCTCGCCCGTCCCTCCCTCGACGCCGTGACCATCACGACCGCCACCGACCAGCACCGGGACGTGATGCTGCGGGCGATCGGCGCCGGCAAGCACGTGTTCACCGAGAAGGTGCTCGCCCCCACGGTCGCCGAGGCCGAGGAGATCGTGGCCGCTGCCGACGCGGCGCATGTCGCCCTCGTCGTCTCGCTGCCGCGGCTCTACGACGCGTACACGGTGGCCATCGAGCGACTCCTCGACGAGGGGACGCTCGGCGAGCTCGCCTACACCCGAGTGCGGCTCGCGCACGACGGCTGGGTGGCCGGCTGGCTGCCCGACCGCTTCGGCGACCCGCAGGCGGCGATCGGCGGCGCGCTGACGGACCTCGGCTGCCACCCGGCGTACCTGACGCGGCTGTTCCACCGCGCGGAGCCGCTCTCGATCACCGCCGACTACGGCAGTGTGACCGGCCGCGAGGTCGAGGACAACGCCGTCGTGACGGCGACGTTCCCCGGTGGCGCGCTCGGCGTCTTCGAGGCGAGCGTCGTGCAGGGCACCGGCGACTTCACCATCGAGCTGCGCGGGACGAAGGGCTCCGCCACGTTCGGCGCCGGCGGCAGGGACCTGCTCGTCGACACGGGCGACGGCTGGCGGGAGGTCCCGCTCCCCGAGGCGCGGCCGGGCGCGTTCGCGCAGTGGGTGGAGCACATCCACTCCGGCACCAGGGCGGACGACAACCTCGATCACGCCGTCGCCCTCACCCGCAGCGTCGTCGCCGCCAACGAGGCCGCGTCGACCGGACGCGCCGTCGCGCTGGATGCGGTGCCCGCGTCGCTCTGA